GCGGCATCCAGATTGCCAGCGCGGAGAGCAGCATCACGGACTGGAAGACCGACTTCAACCGCACCAGCACGGGCTGCAGCGGGATTACCCCCTGCGGCGAAGGCAACTGCCACCCGGCCAGCAATCCCTCTTCCAGCTGGAACTTCTGCAACAACAACACGTCCACGTTCTACGTACGCATCTACAACGTGGGCGCGCCCACCTGCTCGGCCTACTCGCTGCAGCTCTCGAACGGCAAGTACTGAGCCCGCGCGAAGGAGCGCCGTGCCCCCACCGGGCGCGGCGCTCTTTTCTTTTTGTCGGCGCGACGGCGCGGCGCGACGGGGCTCGCGCCGGACCAACAAAGAAATGCGGAGAGCTACTCGGCCGGCTCGGACAGCACCGTGAGGCGCACGGGAAACGCCGACTTTGGTGTCGTCGTGAGCGGCGCGGGCGCCGGGGTGAAGGGCGTCCGGCGGCGGAGCTTGCCCGCCTCCATACCCAGGGCGGAGAGCTCACCGGGGCCGTAGATGTCCAGGTAGCCGCGCCACACACCCTCGCAGGCGTCGAACAGCGCGCAACGGCCGCACTCTGCCGGGTGATCCTTCAGGTCGAAGCGTTTGCGATCCTGCCAGTTGAAGCGGGAGCGACCCGCTTCAACCCGGGCCACGCCCACGTCGCCGCCGTCGTTGCGGATGGAGCAATCCGTGGACAGGTCACGGTACACGTCGCCCACGTAGCGCTCCATCAGGGCGCGGCTGCCGAGCAGCTCCGGCGGGAGCATGCACAGCGGCACGCCGCCGAAGCTGAAATGCTTCTTGAAGTGGTACTCGTTCAGGACCACGGCTTTCATGAGCACGGGGATCACGGCAGTGAGCGTGGGTGTGAGGTCCGAGCTGCCCTCGGCGTAGCCCTCAGGCCGCACGAAGTTCACTCGTAGATCGTCGAGGCCCATGTCCTCGTAGAAGAAGCGCATCATCTTGGGCAGCGCCCGGTAGTTCCAGCCGTTCAGCACCACGTTGATGCTGAGGCCGTCTTTCAAGGCGCCGGCGGCCTTCCGCTTCTTGAGGTTCTCGATGGCCTGGCACTTCTTTTCGAAGCCGCCTGGGACGCCGGTCTGCTTGTCTTCCAAGGGGCCGGTGTGGCCGTGCATGGAGATCGTCACGCGGGTGAGCCCGGCCTCCACGACCTGGTCCACGAACTTTTCGCGGCGGAACATCATCGCGTTGGTCGCGATGGCGATGCGCGTGTAGCCGAGCTCTTTCGCGAAGGCGATGCTCTCCACGATCTTGGGGTACGCCGTGGGCTCGCCGCCCAAGAAGCCGACGGACAGGTGGCCCTCCTCGCGCCAGCGACGGAGCTCCCCCTTCATGATGTCGAAGTCGATGAAGCGTTTGTCTTCCTTGCTGGGCATGCCGTCCAGGCAGAAGACGCACTTGTTGTTGCAGGTCTTGCCGACGTTGATCTCGACGTTCTTGCGCACGTCGCGAACGGAGCTCTCGACCTGGCTCACGAGGCCACCCCCACGGGTGACAGGGCCTCAGTCGAGTACAGCTCCGCGTAGCGGTCGAACACGCCCATGCACACGCCCTTGCGCTCGCAGCGGGTGCACTCCGCAGTGTGCACGCGCTTGCGATCCGGCGCCCAGGAGTAGATGCCGTCGAACACGACCTTGCCGGGGGCGCTCTGCCACTCCACGGTGACTCTGGGGTCCCAGTGAAGATCGTTGGAGAGCATCGCGTGCTCACCCAAGAGGCACATGGGCACGCCGAAAAAGCGAACGATGGCGCGCCCGGCCCGCGCGGGCACCGTGGGCAACACCTGGGCGAGCTTCTCGAGGGGCACCGCCAGCGCGGCGTAGGCGTCGAGCCCCTTGCCCTCCGGCGTGGTGTTGCTCACCACCACCAACCGTGCGCCCAACCGATCCGCCAGCGCGACGGTGTCCGGCAACGCGTCGATGTTGGCCTGGGTGACCACGGTGTTCACGTAGGCCGCGAACTCCGGGCGAATGGCCTGAGACAGCTCGATGGCGCGCGTCACCTGCTCGAAGCTGCCAGCACGTCCGGCGAGGGCGTCGTGCAGCTTTGCGCTGGGGCCGTGGAGCGAGAACAGGGCTTCGTCCAGGTAGGGCAGTGCGCGGCGGGCGAAGGCCTCGTCCGAGAGCATGGTACCGATGGTGCCCACGCTCGTTCGCATCCCGAGCTTCTTGGCCAGCGCCAAGGTTTCCACGAACTTCGGGTGGATGGTGGGCTCGCCCCCGGTGAGGTGCACGTTCTTCACGCCCCGGCTCGCGTGGGTGCGCAGCACGGTGGCCACGCGACCCCAGGTGACGGGGTACTTCCGGTAGCTCTGCATGCGGTGCTCTTCGGAGCAGAACGCGCAGCGCTCGGGGCAGGTGTACGTGAGGTGCAGCTCGAGGCGCTCCATGCGCCGCCCCGCAGGCCCGATCCAGGGCGTGGCCTCGGGCTCCCCCGCGATGACCGGCAGGTGCGTCATGCCGCGTTCCTCCGACGCCGGTAGTCGAGAAAGTCGCCGTACAGGCCGCGGCAGAAGCGGGATAGCTCGTGATCGGCGGACAGCGTGGAACGCCACACCTCCGGCGCCAGGCGCCGCTCCAGCAAGGCGTTCACCTCGCGCGCTTTCGCTTCCAACGCCGCGCGAGTGGGCGGCGCGACCAGGCTCCCCACCCGCGTTTCTTCCAGCGTGTCCGCAAGCCCGGCGGAGAGACCGAGGTTGCTCGGGTGGATACTGCCGTCGGCGTCCACGATCATGCCGGTGTTGAAGAACGGCGTGGGCGCCCAGGTGAACAGATTGCGGACGTACAGGAATCGACCGTCACGCCAGCGCTCGACGATGGTACTGGCGATGTCGGAAAAGCCGGTGCGAAGCGCCGCGAGCTGTTCCTCTCGCCAAGGCACGTAGTAGCCCGGCAAGAAGTTGAAGCGAGAGAACCCCAAAGAGAGCAGGTGCTCGAAGTTCTCCGCGGCAAAGCGAGCGGTGCTGGGCGCGATGGTCTGCGTCACCACGGTGCGCGGCATGCTCACCAGCTCGTCGCGGAGACTCATCAAGTGGTCGTAGGCGTCGGGAACCCCGGGCAGCGCCTGACGCAGGCGACGATGGTCCGAAGGCCGGCCGTCCATCGACAGGGTCAAGATCGCCTTCGGCTCCTGACGCAGGAAGTCGAGCCACTCCTGGTTCAGCCCCAGGCCATTGGTGGAAAGGTACACCCGGCGGATCTTCGGCTCGTCTCGAGCGGCCGAAAATACGGCGCGCACCACGTCTGGAACCAACAGCGGTTCCCCCCCGAACAGCTTTAGATCACCCCCCTCGAAACGCTCACAAAACAGCGAAACCGCCCGAGCTGCATCGGGCGGAGTGAGCGACGGCCAGCCATCCTTCGCGGTTGGACAGTAGCTACAGCGAAGGTTGCAGCGCCGAGTGACGGTTACGATGAGCTGGTTTACCACTGCCCATGCGAGCCGTGGGAACCGTGGGAACCGTGGGAGCCATGCGAACCGTGGGAGCCATGCGAACCGTGGGAGCCATGCGAGCCGTGGGAGCCATGGGACGCATGGGACGCATGGGCGTTGAACCCGCGCTCGAGTCCGCTCACGCGGCTATCCGCCCGCGCCAGAAGATCGCCGACGCCCTGCGGCTCGCTTGCCTGTCGCTGCTCGTCAGCCTGCATGAAGTCTGCGGGCCGCCGTTCGATCTTGGGCAGCTTGCTCTCGTGCTTCTTCTTGATCCCCTTCATAGCTCACCCTTCAAACGGCACAGCTCGACCCTTGCTCACGCGGTCGGGTCAAGGTCCAACGACGAAAGATCTTCTCGATGGTGCCATCCGAGTCGGCCGCGAGCCGCTCGAAGAGCACCGAAGCAATTGTATAATGTTCCTTGCACTTCGGCGAGTTCGGACGCTGGCCGAAGATATCGCCGTTCATCTGATAGTTGTGCATGGGACAAACGCCGCAAAAGGGCTTGTTCCAGCACGTTTCGCAGTGCGGCAAGGTGTCCTGCAGCGACGCGACGGCCATGGCCCGCACCGTGGGGTGCGTGTAGGCCTCCCGGTAGCTGGTGACCCCCGCCTCGCCGATCTGGAACATCTCGTTGCCCATCGCGGCCGTCATCCGCGCTTCGTCGCAGGTGTAGATCTTCCCGTCGAAGTTGTACGCCACCTGGCCGGTGCCGGCACCACAGGGCGAGCGGATGTCGACGAAGTTGGGGTCGTCTGCCGTGAGCATCTTCGTCAAGAACGTGGCCGCGGTACCTTCCACGATCTCCTTGCCCTGGAGATTCAGCTCGAGGATGTAGTCGAGGGCCTTCTTGTAGAACTCCAGGTACTCGTCGACCGTGTAGCCAATACGCTTCCAGGTATCGAGGGCGAAGCCGTAGGGGTTCAGCGGGCGCAGGAAGATGGTGTGCATCCCGAGCTCGAGATAGAGATCCACCACTTCCTTCCAGTGATCGAAGGTCTTGCGCGAGGTCGTCATCAGCGCGTCCACGTGCCAGAGCTGCGGGTCGCGCCCCTTCTCCACGTAACGGCGATTGAAGTAGTCGATCCACTTCCGCACGTTCTGGTAGGCGTTCTGATCGGCGCGCCAGGTGCGGTTGTAGTTGTGCAGCTCTTCCGGCCCATCCAGGCTGGTGCACACGAGCACTTCGTTGTCGATGAGCCACTCGGCGTTTTCCTCGGTCATGTAGGTCATGTTGGTGACCAAGGAATGCTCCAAGAGCTTGTTCTCGTAGCGGTTCTTCTCCCGGCTGTACTCCACGATGAAGCGGATCACCGGCATGTTGACCGTCGGCTCGCCGCCCTGAAACTCGAAGTTGACGTAGTTCGAGGTGGTCTGCATCGCGTGGTCCACGACCTTCTTGGCCGTCTCCAGCGACATGTCGGTGTCCACCCGATCCATGCTGGTGCGAGAGGCGTGGCAGTACTTGCACGACTGGTTGCACCGAAGCGTGGTGATCACGATGTGCAGGTGCGGGCCGACCCCCACAAAGCCCTTCTTGCGGGCAATGCCGTCAGCGATCTGCTGAACGTCGAAGCCGTCCCGCAGAAAGCCCTTGGACTTCAGTGCCTCGAACTCCGGGTGCCCCTCGGCGATGCGCCCCGCCAGCAGATCCGCGAACGCATCCTGCTCCAAGAAGTGCCACGCGCCAGCGTCGTTCGTCACCAGCTTCTTGCCGGCCACGTCGCCGTAGCGGAAGAAGGCCACCTTGTCTTCGACCAGCGGCAGGCGGCGAAGGTGCAGGGTCCGCGCTCCCATCAGCGCCTCGACCTCACTACCGTTTCCGCCAGCGCGAAGTTCGAGAGCTCGTCCCCGAGCACATCGGTCACGTCCGGATCCACCTCACTGATGGCGACGCGAATGTCGTCGTCTCCGACCGTCACGTCCAACTTTGCAAGATCCGAAAACGCCTCGGCGGCGGCTCGCACTGCATCCGGCGAGTACAAGGAACGGGCGAAGACCAGGGCTTCAGCCATCCTGCTTGCCTTCTTCCACGGCAGCGTCGTCCTTCTTGTCCCAGGGCACCGCCACCTCGAGCGGGTCTTCCGCCAGCTCCTCCGCGTCGAGCTCCGCCAAGAGCTCGGAGATGGTCGAGCTCTGTTGCTCGCCAAAGAAGGCCTTGGCCATGTACTGCTCCCGCAGGGTGGCCGTGGCCCGGCCGATGCGCAGGCGCAGCTGGCTGTTCAAGAGCTCGTTGGCGAACTCCCCGGCAAGCTCCTCGAGCTCGTCCGGTGTCGCCGTCTTCGACTTCGTGCGAAGCCGGATCCGCACCTTCTTGTCAGCGGGCCGCGCCAGGTACACGTACGCTCGGTCGATGAACAAATAGGCCGCGCCGTAGACGGCATCCAGCGCGTAGAGCTCTTCGTCCAGGTCGAAGGAAATCTCCCGATCCGAAAGCTCGAAGGTGAAATCCACGGCTTCCGGGTCGGTCTTCGTCGTTTCGGTCATGTTTCTCTTGGTTCGGCCCGGGTGGGCCGTGCTCAAGCCAGGGCGGCGCTATCGCGATATCGAGCGAGGCGTGCTTCGTGAGGAAGCAGCGTGCCCGGCGCCATCGCACCCTGAGCTTCGTTGCGACGTGCGAGCTCCGCGAGCGCCCTCAGCACCCGAGCCAAGCTCTCGTCCGTGGGATCGGCTCCGCTCGCGTCGTTCATCACCATGAAGTCGAGCGTCCCGCTGTGCGCCACACCAACGGGCGCCCCCCGCCGCTGACACAAATGGACCCGCGCTGTGCGGCCGGACTGGTGCTCGAGCACCAACACGGCGGCTCCGGATTTGACGTCCGTCAATTCGCGAACGGACCAAGCGAGCCCTACGTGGTCGCCCACCTGCAGCGGTTCGAGCAAAGGTGCAACGCTCCCGCTCTCCATCAGTCGTGACAGGGGCGAAGCCTGTGCACTGCCCGCTGCCAGTACCGTGACGCTGCCCGCGAGCAGCCCTTGGATGAAGTCGCGTCGCTCCATACCGCCTCCTGCATGCAGCATATCGCGCCCTCCCCACCGCTGCAAAGCCGCGTTTTTGCTACCAATGTGGGCAGACACGGACCTTTGACTACATGTCCTCTGAGCGTCGCCCAACCACAGCCCACACCGTGAGCACCCAAGGGAAGTAGACGTAGCCCAAAGCCATTGCGATGCCCCCGTGGAGCAGCGTCGCAGCGACCGCAAAGGGCAGCCGCATCCGCGGCCAGATCATCACGACTCCGGACAGCTCGATGACGAGGGCCGCGACCGCGACTCCCGCCACCCAGGGGGGCTCTCCGCCAAGCTCATCCGGAGGCGCCCCAGCCAGGTGACGGGGTCCGCTCGCTCCGCGATCAGGAGCGCTACCGCGCCACTTTGCACGAAGGCCAGGCCGCTGCCCGAGAGCTTCGAGATCCCGCTCACGACGTAGGCACCCCCTACCGCCCCCGCCGCGGCGTCCCAGGCCCGCGGTCCCTGGCGCGTGAGGGTCGCGATCAGCCAACCCGAGAGCGCGATGAACGGTAGGTACTTCGCGTGGTGCTCACCGCTCCCTCCAATTCGAAGGGCATCGATGACGGACCCTGCCGTCGCCAACGCGAGCACCAACGCTGCCGCAGCGGTGGTAGCCCGACCAAGCGCAAACGCCACGATTCCCAGCGTCATCGCGCACAGGAGCGCCACCGCAATCGCGGGCGACCAAGAACGTCCGGGTTGCATCAAGAGATCGTGCCCCAGCGCGAACGTGCCGCTGCCGAGGGCGATCGCGAGCGCTACCCGGGCGCGCTTCATCGCGGCCACGCGCGCCCCCGTGCGACGACGTCCACCGGGCCACGCAGCACTCGCCCTTGGGAGATGCGCACGGGGACGTAGCCGTACTCGATGCGCACGGGTCCGGGCGTCGTTCCCGAGTGGCTGGCAATCCAGCGACGGTCCTCGTCCACCCGATAGTTCATGGAGCACGGTCGCGTGCCTGGACCCAGCGCCTGTGCTTCCAAGCCCACGTAGCGATCGAAATCGCTGGCGCGAGCAACGACGCCGTCCGCCAGCAGCACGGGTACCGCGCCCTCTGTTCGTCGCCCCAGCGTCGAATACATGCTGAAGCGTGAGAACGGGAACCACTCGCCGACGATCAGCGCGATCACCACGTACGCCACGAGGGCGACGGCGGCGACCCTGGCTCGACCCATTCCAGGAGTGTATCGTCATCTGTCCCGTGCCATGGCCATCGTTCGCTTTGCCGGCTTGAATCTGACGTCGCGAGCAGCACAAGGTGCCACTCTGCTCGACGCGGCCCGCGCCGTCGGCGCGCCCGTTGGCGGCGAATGCGGCGACGGGTCCTGCGGCGAATGCCGCGTGCGCGTCCTGTCCGGCGCAGCGCTGCTGTCCGCTGCGGATCCCAGCGAGCAGAGCGGCCGCCGCGCGTGCACGGCGCGCATCGAAGCAGACGGCGAGCTCGACGTGGACATCCTCACGCAGAGCGTCCAGGCCTGGCTTCGGACGGCCACGCCGGAGCAACGCGGCAGCGCGCGCTGGCTGCCGCCCAAACCGGTGCCGCGGCGCGCCCTCGACGCTCTTTTCCAGGCCTCGGACGCGTGCTTCGGCGGCTCGGCGCCCATCGCGGAGCTGGTGAATTTCGACGTGGCACGGCGTTGGGCGCGACGCTTCAAGGTGGACGTGTCCTTCGCCCTCGGCGCTGCGCGACGCGCTCGCTTCTCGATCAACGACAAGGGCGAGCCGGTGGAGCTCCGCGCACGGCTCCGCGCGCGAAGCTCAGAGCTCGGCATCCACGCCGCGTTGCTCGAGCGCCTGTTCGCGATCTCCCCCGCCGGGGAAGTGCAGACCACGCTGGGCGTGAAGTGGCGTCCGGGGGACGCGTCGCCGGAACGCGTGAGCGTGTACTTGGAGGAGCTGGGCGCGTGCGCGCGCGGCGAGCAGATCCGTGCTGACGTGCTCGGTCTCGGTGGCGCCACTCCACCGCCCCTGCTGGGTGCGCCCAACGCCGTGGCGTTGGATTTCGCCGCGGGCAAGCTGCACTCTGCCAAGTGCTACGACGTCCTGCGCCACGCCGTCGGCGACGCGCCACCCGCGCTGCCCGCAGGGCTCGACGCGCTCTGGAGTAGCCTTCCCCGCCATCGACGCGGCACGTTGAGCACGATGCTCGCCACACGTCTGCTCCCGGACGGCAGGCTCGCCGGCCATAAGCTGCTGTGGATGACCGAGCCCGAGCTCCCGGGCGACGCCGACGTCGCCTGGCACGAGGTGGATCGCCGCATTGCCGCGCTTTCGGCGCCGGATCCCGCGATTGTCGGCGCCCTCGACACGCTGCGCGGACGTTTTCCGCAGCCCGGCGTGATGCTGTTTCCGGATCTCGTCGCCTTCAACGTGAGCGTCGACGGAGACCCGGAGGCCCTCATCATCCACGCCTCCGTCCGCTGATATTGTTGGTCCGGCGCGAGCCCCGGCGTGAACGTCAGTCTTTGACCAGCGGCAGGGGGCGGCGCCGCGCGAGGCGCTTTGCTTCGCGCTCGCGTTGGATCACGGCGAGGGGATCCGGCGGCGCTTCTCCGGGAGGCGCGAAGCCCGGCAAGCTCGGCGACGCGGCTTCTGGCGGCCGCGCCGTGGCCAGCCGCGCCGGAGGGGTCGGAAAGATTCGCTCGAGGCGCGCGGCCACGCGCTCCGCTTCTTCGCCGCTCTCCAGGGGCGTCAGCTGAGCGAGGCCCTGGTCCCGCACCATGTTGATGTGCGCGCCCTCGCAGCGATCGTTCACGCGGCAGTCCGCGCAGCGCACGCTCTTCGCGCGGTAGTGGGAGCGCACGTGGTAGCGCGCCAGGGAGCGAATATCGAGACGACCGCTCTCGGCGTCGAACAGGTCCTTTTCGAGGATGGCCCGCTCTTCGATCCACTCCGCCTTGGGCGTCAGGCACGCCGGCAGCCCGCTCACGCGGATCGGCAGATCGAGCACCTTGAAGAAGGCGCGGGGCTCCCGCACGTCCTGATCCCGCGCCTCTTGCATGTGCTCGTGGCTGGGTTGGTGCACGCGGATGCGATCGAGGAGCTTTGCCGCAAGCTCCCGATGCTCCAAGAGCCAATCCCCGGTCGCCAGATTGAGCTCGATGTCCACGTCTACCCCGCGCGGCAGCGGGCGGCCGAGCCAAGCGTCGAGCTGCTCCGCGCGCCGCGCGACCAGGATCGCGTCGCCCAGGTCTTCGGGGATGGGCTCCGCGGAGGCGACCACCGCGTACACGCCCGTGGCGGCGCCACGCTCCACCGCCGCGAGGGCGGCGAAGCGCTCCACTTCCACGCCCAGGCGGGTAGCGCCGAAGGGCAGCTCCGCCAGGGGCTCCGCCGGCGGCGCGCCCACCCAGTACACCTCGAAGGACGCCGCGTGCTGCGCGGCCATGGTTCTGTCCATGGTGGTGCAGAACGGCTCGATGAAGCAGTGCGGGCAACGCTCGGCGTGCCGGCAATCCAGCGCCTTGCCTTCGTCCAGGTAGCGGCGCACCTGGAAGCGGCGGCCGTTCACCTCGTCCAGCATCTTGTGCGGGTCCTGGATCAGATCTTCCAGGCCCTCCAGGTAGGAGACGGGGAAGCGGTTGGTCCACACCACGAAGCGCGGATGCCGATTGAGCCGGAACACCTTCTGCAGCACCGGCAGGTGATCGCGCACGTCGTAGAACAGCTCGTCCCGGTGGTCGAAGGCCGCCGCCTGCGGGATCACGTGCAGTAGATCGAACTCCGTGACGCCGAGGCTGATGCAAAGTTCGACGATCTTGTCGAGCACGGCGACGTTCTGCTTGTTGATGACGACATCCACGTTCACGATGGGCCGGCCATCCCGCAGGGAGCGGACCAGGCCCTTGATCAGCCGTTTGAACGCGCCCTCCGTCTGCGTCAGGCGATCGTGAAGCTCCGCCGTGTGCCCGTGGAGGCTGAAGGTGATCTCCCCGAGCCCCGCGTCCATGCACTTGTCGAAGAAGTCCTTGTCCGCGAGCCGGTAACCGTTGGTGACGGTCTGCACCCGCTCGTAGCCCCGGCCCTTGGCGTAGCTCACCAGCTCCGCGAAGGCCGGATGCAGCGTTGCCTCACCGCCGGAGAGGATCAGCTTCACGGCGCCGAGCTCGTCCCGACCGCGATCGATCTCCCGCTGGATGTCCGCCTTGTCCAGATACACGTTGCGCGGCGTGTCCGAGTCCAAGCAGAAGATGCAGCGGCTGTTGCACGCGGTCACCGCGCGCACCCAGTGCTTCGGGATGTTCGCGACGCGCTCGCGCCACAGCATGTAATCGGCGTCGGGGCTTTGAGTCATGAAGCCGAGAACAAGGTAACACGGCTGGCGAAGGTCGTCCGCCCGCGCGGCGCGTCCCTGCTTCGAACGCGCTTCACGCTGCCGGTGGTTCCCCTCCTTCGAGGGTTCCGAATCGGCTCGCGGCGAACCGACGTTCCTTCAGACTTTGGGTAGCAGCACCTGGATGCCCAGCTCTCGCTCCACGGCCTCTGCGAACCGGCGGTGGCGTTCGTCCGGTTTCACCAGAAGGTGCACTTCATCCACACCGGCGCGCGCGAGCTCCGAGATGAGCGCGTGGGCCCGGGTGAAGCTCCCGAGGCGCGGCAGCCCCACGGCCACCCGCAGCCGGAGCTCCGACGGGCACTCGGCGTTGTCGCGCGCGATGGCATGAAGCTCGCGCAGCGTGTCGGCGTCGAAGGCGTCGGCCCACAGCGCGAGATCCGTGCACCCCGAGCGGCCCAGACGCTCGGCGTCCCCCGGCGCCAGGCGCGACGTGAGCGCCCACACCGTTGGGCGCGAAGCACGCGCGAGCTCGGCAAAGTGCTGCGGCCGGAGGCCATCTCTTGCCGCCACCACGTGCTGCCCGGCGCTCGCGACCTGGCCAAAGGGCGGGATTCGCACGAGCGGCGCGCGCAGGCCGCTGCCGCCGCGGTGGTCCCAGTACTCGTGCCACGCTCCACCACAGCGGGGGCGGAGGGCGCACTCGCGGCAGGGCGGACCGTGACGCTTGTTGCCGGTGTTGTCGAGACCGCGGGCGCGATGGCGCGCGCCCGAAGAACGCGCCGCGGCGGCTTCGATGGCCTCCACGCTGCGCTCCGGATCCGCCGCCCACCCCACGCAGGCCGGGAGCCCGCAGTACGGGTTCAGCACCAAGATACCGTGGGCGGCGGCGCGTCGGAGCGCTTCGGGCACCTCTTCGGTGAGGGCCGCGTAGTCCGGCATCAGCTCGGGATCCTTCCGCGCACGGCCGTGCGGCTGCACCGCGGACAGCGAGATCACCTTCACTCGCGGCAAGCGCTCCGCCACGAAATCCACGTAGCCCGCGACGCGCCGCTCGGTGACGCGCGCGATCACGGGGTTGAGGGTCACGCTCACGCCGACGTCCAGCAGAGCATCGATACCCGACAAGCAACGCTGGAAGGCGCCCTCGAGACCGGCGAGCCGATCATGCAGCGCCGGGTCGTCCGAGAGCAGCGACACGAAAGCCGAGGTGAGCCCGGCGTCCACCAGCTCCCGGGCATAGCCCGCGTCCAACAGCACCGCGTTCGTCTGCAGCTCCACGAAGCGGACGCCGCCCTTCCGCGCGCGTGCAATCACGTTCGCCAGGCGCTTCCGGTACAGCGTGGGCTCGCCCCCGGAGAGCGTCAGGGTCTGCTCGCCGGACGCCACGAAGGCGTCCAGCTCCCGGAGCAGCTCCGCCTCCGGCGGCGTCGGCCGCTCGTAGTCTTCCACCGGCACGTTGCAGAACGGGCAGCGCTCGTTGCACGCCATGGTGACCCGCAAGAGCCCCTTCGTTCGGTGGTGCTCTTCCCCCCGCAGCACGTTGAGCCCGGTCACGCGATCATCGTATCGCACGTGGGCGCCGTCGGCGATTCGTGCGAGAGTTCTGTCATCGCCGTGACCACCGAGCTGCCGCCTGGCTTTCTGACTCTTCCCGCGGATGGGGATCGCAGCGTCGCCCAGCTCGAACGGAAGCTGTCGCTGCTGGTGCTCGAAACATTGCTCACGGTGCGCGCGCCCGGACTACCCCTCGCGCGCCTCGCGGCGTTCCTCACGCAGATCGCCCGGAGCACGCACAAGAACGCGCTGCTCGCGGCCCTCGCCAACGCGGACGTGCGCACGCCGCTGCTCGCGCTCCGGAGCGGTCTGGTTCGTCCCGAGGTCGCCCTCGCAGATGCCGTTCCCGCGCTGCTCGCGGCGCTGGGCAAAGCAGAAGACTCGTTTCTGTGGGACGCGCCCGTCAGCCGCCTGTTCGATGCGCGCCGCCACCGCGTGACGCGCTTCGATCCCCCCGCCCAGGGATTGCTACTGAACGCGTCCGGCGCGGAGCTCCGTTCCGCCGACGGTCGCCTGCTCGACGTGAGCCAGCTCGACGCTGAGCCCGAGCTCTTTCCCCTCGCGTCCGGACCCCTGTTCGCCCTCGCCGACGACAATCCCCTGAGCATGATGGAGGAGCATCCGGAAAAGTCCGGCAACGCCATCGACCTGGGCGGTCGCCCGCGACAAGAGTGGACCGAGACCCTGGACGACGCCCTC
This window of the Polyangiaceae bacterium genome carries:
- a CDS encoding radical SAM protein, which encodes MTGLNVLRGEEHHRTKGLLRVTMACNERCPFCNVPVEDYERPTPPEAELLRELDAFVASGEQTLTLSGGEPTLYRKRLANVIARARKGGVRFVELQTNAVLLDAGYARELVDAGLTSAFVSLLSDDPALHDRLAGLEGAFQRCLSGIDALLDVGVSVTLNPVIARVTERRVAGYVDFVAERLPRVKVISLSAVQPHGRARKDPELMPDYAALTEEVPEALRRAAAHGILVLNPYCGLPACVGWAADPERSVEAIEAAAARSSGARHRARGLDNTGNKRHGPPCRECALRPRCGGAWHEYWDHRGGSGLRAPLVRIPPFGQVASAGQHVVAARDGLRPQHFAELARASRPTVWALTSRLAPGDAERLGRSGCTDLALWADAFDADTLRELHAIARDNAECPSELRLRVAVGLPRLGSFTRAHALISELARAGVDEVHLLVKPDERHRRFAEAVERELGIQVLLPKV